The following proteins are encoded in a genomic region of Triticum dicoccoides isolate Atlit2015 ecotype Zavitan chromosome 1B, WEW_v2.0, whole genome shotgun sequence:
- the LOC119349293 gene encoding mitogen-activated protein kinase kinase kinase 18-like, which translates to MSMSKQWTRVRTLGRGASGAEVFLAADDASGELFAIKSAVGAACAAALRREQMVMAGLSSPRVVSCIGGRGARDGSYQLFLEFAPGGSLADQVASNGGLDERAVRGYAADVAAALAYLHGAGMVHGDVKARNVVIGADGRAKLADFGCSRKAGADVPIIGGTPAFMAPEVARGEEQGPRADVWALGCIVVEMATGRVPWSGMDGDALAALHRIGYTEAVPEVPHWLSAEAQDFLARCLVRQASGRCTAAQLLEHPFLAAAVIDANPEAVKSKWVSPKSTLDAAFWESESDTDEPSHGAAESRIRALACPASALPDWDSDEGWIDVLSGPTEAPVAAPAKVTTGTTVEDVITSDAESGALDITVDVEHSSVLNAGQEAHDDEDESVVGHTRHQPSEILDSHQVVSCKLLLLCSNRISNAIEFVHHAKALCFASATPLFLCSYSCSPLRHD; encoded by the coding sequence ATGTCTATGAGCAAGCAATGGACGCGGGTGCGGACGCTCGGCCGCGGCGCGTCGGGGGCAGAGGTGTTCCTCGCGGCGGACGACGCTTCGGGCGAGCTCTTCGCGATCAAGTCCGCCGTCGGGGCGGCGTGCGCGGCGGCGCTCAGGAGGGAGCAGATGGTGATGGCCGGCCTGAGCTCCCCGCGCGTCGTATCCTGCATCGGCGGCCGCGGCGCCCGCGACGGCTCCTATCAGCTCTTCCTCGAGTTCGCCCCCGGCGGCTCGCTGGCGGACCAGGTGGCGAGCAACGGGGGCCTCGACGAGCGCGCCGTCCGCGGCTACGCGGCCGATGTGGCGGCCGCGCTTGCGTATCTCCACGGCGCTGGGATGGTGCACGGGGACGTCAAGGCGAGGAACGTGGTGATCGGCGCCGACGGCCGCGCCAAGCTCGCGGATTTCGGGTGCTCGAGGAAGGCGGGCGCTGATGTGCCGATCATCGGCGGCACGCCGGCGTTCATGGCGCCGGAGGTGGCGCGCGGCGAGGAGCAGGGCCCCAGGGCCGACGTCTGGGCGCTCGGCTGCATAGTTGTTGAGATGGCCACCGGCCGCGTCCCGTGGAGCGGCATGGACGGCGACGCGCTCGCGGCGCTGCACCGGATCGGGTACACGGAGGCCGTTCCTGAGGTCCCCCATTGGCTGTCCGCGGAGGCCCAGGACTTCTTGGCCAGGTGTCTTGTCAGGCAGGCCAGCGGCCGGTGCACGGCGGCGCAGCTGCTGGAGCATCCGTTCTTGGCCGCCGCCGTCATCGACGCGAACCCAGAAGCCGTGAAGAGCAAGTGGGTGTCGCCCAAGAGCACGCTCGACGCTGCATTCTGGGAGTCGGAGTCCGACACCGACGAGCCGTCGCACGGCGCGGCCGAGAGCAGGATCAGAGCATTGGCCTGCCCTGCGTCGGCGCTCCCGGACTGGGACTCGGACGAGGGCTGGATCGATGTGCTCTCCGGGCCAACAGAAGCGCCTGTCGCCGCGCCGGCCAAGGTGACGACTGGCACCACCGTGGAGGACGTTATCACCAGTGACGCAGAGTCCGGCGCTCTCGACATTACCGTGGACGTGGAGCACAGCAGCGTGCTCAACGCAGGACAAGAGGCGCACGATGATGAGGATGAATCAGTAGTAGGGCACACTAGGCACCAGCCCTCGGAGATTCTAGATTCTCACCAGGTAGTGTCATGTAAATTGTTACTGTTATGTAGCAACAGAATCAGTAATGCAATCGAATTTGTTCATCATGCCAAAGCACTCTGCTTCGCTAGCGCTACTCCTCTGTTTCTCTGCTCATACTCGTGCTCCCCGTTGCGACACGATTGA